In one Limosilactobacillus oris genomic region, the following are encoded:
- a CDS encoding ABC transporter ATP-binding protein, with product MRNVHRGPKKISKAKNFWPTTRRLIVYLRPWKVGVVLSIILAITSVILSIIAPKILGEATTVIYNGVMKGYHEMRMGQHLTSLPIDFHRILQIGIIVILLYVFSGLFSFAQQVIMTRISQRVVYKLRQDLKQKLSRVPVKFYDSHSNGDIMSRMVNDMDNIAGTLQQSLIQILTSVITFVGVLILMLSISWQLTLVAFVMIPLSLVVVAFVAPTAQRLFSRQQAALGKINGQVEETYAGHTIVRTFNKEHDEEEKFAQKNHDYYRAAWRAQFFSILIFPLMNFIRNLGYLLVAVGGALAVIRGQITLGNVQAFLQYTNQFSQPITQIANLSSTIQQTVASAERIFEVLDAEEMDNQLVASQPLSGQPVPKIEFKDVRFSYNDEPLIEDFNLRAQTNHMVAIVGPTGAGKTTIINLLERFYEVQGGHIYLDGRDIRSMTRDDLRKHIGMVLQDTWLFTGTIFENIKYGREDATAEEVYRAAKMAYADSFIRELPDGYQTVLNESASNISQGQRQLLTIARAFLANPEILILDEATSSVDTRTEALIQTAMNDLQKNRTSFVVAHRLSTIRNAEQIVVVNHGHIIETGNHDQLMTKNGFYADLYNSQFLGNNI from the coding sequence ATGAGGAACGTGCATCGCGGACCCAAAAAGATTAGCAAGGCCAAAAATTTCTGGCCCACGACCCGGCGTCTGATTGTCTACCTGCGCCCGTGGAAAGTCGGCGTGGTCCTCTCAATTATTCTCGCCATCACCTCCGTTATCCTGTCGATTATTGCACCGAAAATCTTAGGGGAAGCCACGACCGTCATCTATAACGGGGTCATGAAGGGTTACCATGAGATGCGAATGGGGCAGCATTTAACCAGTTTGCCGATTGACTTTCACCGGATTTTGCAAATCGGGATTATTGTAATCCTCCTCTACGTCTTTTCCGGTCTCTTTAGCTTTGCCCAGCAGGTTATCATGACCCGAATTTCACAGCGGGTGGTCTACAAGCTACGGCAGGACCTCAAGCAGAAACTCAGCCGGGTACCGGTGAAATTTTACGATAGCCACAGCAATGGGGATATCATGAGCCGGATGGTCAACGATATGGATAACATTGCCGGGACCCTCCAACAGAGCCTGATTCAGATCTTAACAAGTGTCATTACCTTTGTCGGGGTGTTAATTTTAATGCTGTCCATTAGCTGGCAGCTGACCCTGGTGGCCTTTGTAATGATTCCGCTCAGCTTAGTGGTCGTCGCCTTTGTTGCCCCGACCGCCCAACGACTCTTTAGCCGCCAGCAGGCAGCTTTAGGGAAGATTAACGGACAAGTGGAGGAAACCTATGCGGGGCACACAATCGTCCGAACCTTTAATAAGGAGCATGATGAGGAAGAAAAGTTTGCCCAGAAGAACCATGATTACTACCGGGCTGCCTGGCGGGCGCAGTTCTTCTCCATCCTGATTTTTCCTTTGATGAACTTTATTCGAAACCTTGGCTATCTTCTCGTGGCCGTTGGTGGGGCGCTGGCAGTCATCCGCGGGCAGATTACCCTTGGTAACGTCCAGGCATTTCTGCAATATACTAACCAGTTTTCACAACCGATTACCCAAATTGCCAACTTGAGCAGTACCATTCAGCAAACCGTGGCGTCAGCGGAGCGAATCTTTGAGGTACTCGACGCCGAGGAGATGGATAACCAGCTGGTTGCCAGCCAGCCACTGAGCGGCCAGCCTGTTCCCAAGATTGAATTTAAGGACGTCCGCTTCTCCTATAACGACGAGCCGCTGATTGAGGACTTTAACCTACGGGCACAGACCAACCACATGGTGGCGATCGTCGGCCCGACCGGAGCAGGGAAGACGACAATCATCAACCTGCTGGAACGCTTCTATGAGGTCCAAGGGGGCCATATCTACCTTGATGGCCGGGACATCCGGTCCATGACCAGGGATGACCTGCGTAAGCACATTGGGATGGTCCTCCAAGACACCTGGCTGTTTACTGGCACCATCTTTGAGAACATCAAATACGGTCGTGAGGATGCAACCGCTGAAGAGGTATATCGGGCTGCCAAGATGGCCTATGCCGACAGTTTTATTCGGGAGCTGCCGGATGGCTACCAGACCGTGCTAAACGAGTCGGCCTCCAATATTTCACAGGGCCAGCGGCAGCTGCTGACAATTGCCCGAGCATTCCTTGCAAACCCCGAAATCCTGATTTTGGATGAGGCCACCAGTTCGGTCGATACCCGGACGGAAGCACTGATCCAGACGGCGATGAATGATTTGCAGAAGAATCGGACGAGCTTTGTGGTTGCCCACCGCCTGTCGACCATTCGCAACGCCGAACAGATTGTGGTGGTAAACCACGGGCACATCATTGAGACCGGGAACCACGACCAATTGATGACCAAAAACGGCTTTTATGCTGACCTTTACAATAGTCAGTTCCTTGGTAATAATATTTAG
- a CDS encoding type 1 glutamine amidotransferase — MAKYHLRLAHLYGNLLNTYSDVGNIIALRYYAQQMDADIDVQVISIDDLFDPDHFDLALFGGGQDYEQVVVAKDLPQKRAAIKKFIDDNKPLLAICGGYQLLGHYYIGANGEKIPGLGLLDHYTLSQDHHRFIGDITIKNEENGQEYHGFENHNGRTFLGEGERPLGTVVTGNGNNGEDGTEGAIYKEVYCSYFHGPILTRNGEIAKHLLLTALQNKYPEADLTAAKSLQIKPTF, encoded by the coding sequence ATGGCAAAGTACCACTTACGTCTTGCCCACCTCTACGGCAACCTGCTGAATACGTACAGCGATGTGGGCAACATTATCGCCTTACGTTACTACGCCCAGCAGATGGACGCCGACATTGACGTCCAGGTCATCAGCATTGATGATCTCTTTGATCCTGACCACTTCGACCTCGCCCTGTTTGGTGGCGGCCAGGACTACGAGCAGGTCGTGGTTGCTAAAGACCTCCCCCAGAAACGGGCGGCAATCAAGAAGTTCATTGATGACAATAAGCCCCTCCTAGCAATCTGTGGTGGCTACCAACTGTTGGGCCACTATTACATCGGTGCCAATGGCGAAAAGATTCCCGGCTTGGGCTTACTGGACCACTACACGCTTAGCCAGGATCACCACCGTTTCATCGGTGATATCACCATAAAAAATGAGGAGAATGGACAAGAGTACCATGGCTTCGAGAACCATAACGGCCGGACCTTCCTTGGAGAGGGCGAGCGGCCGCTGGGCACCGTGGTCACTGGTAACGGCAATAACGGTGAGGACGGAACGGAAGGTGCGATCTATAAGGAAGTTTACTGTTCCTACTTTCACGGACCAATCCTGACCCGGAACGGTGAAATTGCCAAGCACCTCCTGCTGACGGCCCTGCAGAATAAGTACCCGGAAGCAGATTTGACAGCTGCCAAGTCCTTACAAATCAAACCAACATTTTAA
- a CDS encoding arginine repressor — protein MDRKERRRFIAQLVNERKIETQDELLQLLTDAGIETTQATISRDIHTLNIVKSSDANGHTYYVQLQKDPAHNYDRLYLGIRNNVRTIETVQFINVVKTELNSSYATILAGMFDELDVPEVIGTLAGNDTLILISKTPEDAQKVYQLIMDHMNG, from the coding sequence ATGGACCGCAAAGAGCGCCGTCGCTTTATTGCACAGTTAGTTAATGAGAGAAAAATCGAAACCCAGGATGAGCTGCTGCAGCTGCTTACCGACGCCGGAATTGAAACCACACAGGCGACGATTTCGCGTGATATCCATACCTTGAATATCGTCAAGTCCAGCGATGCCAATGGTCATACCTACTACGTCCAACTGCAAAAGGATCCGGCACATAACTATGACCGTCTTTATCTAGGTATCCGTAATAACGTGCGGACGATTGAAACGGTTCAGTTTATCAACGTGGTCAAAACGGAGCTGAACTCGAGTTATGCGACTATTTTAGCCGGGATGTTCGACGAGTTGGACGTGCCGGAGGTAATCGGCACCCTGGCAGGGAACGATACACTGATTCTAATCAGTAAGACCCCGGAGGACGCTCAGAAGGTATACCAGCTGATCATGGACCATATGAATGGTTAA
- a CDS encoding serine hydrolase domain-containing protein, whose protein sequence is MKHFTKTVAQLNALADDGIVPGINYLLFQGQESIRETRGFAQTRPVPEILKPDMQYDLASLTKVLGTVPVIMMLVQEGKIGIDDPVQKYLPEFGDARPTIRHLLTHTSGISGYIPHRDQLSPQELKRAFLSQQRVDSSFNRQIRYADVNFLYLGWIIEAVCRQPVQNVITERVLRPLRLAGATFHPAIDRCVPTEVQPGRGLIRGTVHDPKAFVLGAHCGCAGLFASMADLERFSRALIETNLAGLLTSKTVDCLFRDQTPLSGPHSRSFGWKLLHSRASDRHLLISHTGFTGTWLILDRQTDQGMIVLTNRVHPTAKNQAYLDRRDRIFASYLAEMQMA, encoded by the coding sequence ATGAAGCATTTTACCAAAACGGTGGCCCAACTGAACGCACTGGCTGATGACGGGATTGTTCCCGGAATCAACTACCTGCTTTTTCAGGGCCAAGAGAGTATTCGGGAAACCAGGGGGTTCGCCCAGACGCGGCCCGTTCCCGAAATATTGAAACCGGACATGCAGTATGACCTCGCCTCCCTCACTAAGGTGCTAGGGACAGTGCCGGTGATTATGATGCTGGTCCAGGAGGGGAAAATTGGAATTGATGACCCGGTTCAGAAGTACCTGCCCGAATTTGGGGATGCCCGGCCAACAATCCGTCACCTGTTAACCCATACTTCCGGAATTAGCGGCTATATCCCGCACCGTGACCAGCTGAGTCCGCAGGAGTTGAAACGGGCCTTCCTTAGTCAGCAACGGGTGGATAGTTCGTTTAACCGCCAGATTCGCTACGCTGACGTTAATTTTCTGTACCTCGGTTGGATTATCGAGGCGGTCTGCCGCCAGCCAGTTCAAAACGTGATTACGGAGCGGGTCTTGCGTCCGCTGAGGCTGGCTGGAGCGACCTTCCACCCGGCTATCGACCGGTGCGTCCCTACCGAAGTTCAACCCGGCCGGGGGCTAATTCGCGGGACTGTCCACGATCCCAAGGCCTTTGTTTTAGGCGCGCACTGTGGCTGTGCGGGCCTGTTTGCAAGCATGGCGGACCTGGAACGATTCAGCCGCGCCTTGATTGAAACCAACCTGGCGGGATTGCTGACGTCGAAGACCGTTGATTGCCTCTTCCGTGATCAAACGCCGCTTTCTGGCCCCCACAGTCGGTCTTTTGGCTGGAAACTGCTGCATTCGCGTGCATCTGACCGCCACCTGTTAATCAGCCATACTGGTTTTACGGGAACCTGGCTGATTCTGGATCGGCAGACCGACCAGGGAATGATCGTCCTCACCAACCGGGTGCACCCTACCGCGAAGAACCAGGCCTACCTTGACCGTCGGGACCGCATCTTTGCAAGCTACTTGGCGGAAATGCAAATGGCCTAA